The Kitasatospora setae KM-6054 genome contains a region encoding:
- a CDS encoding DUF4232 domain-containing protein, giving the protein MRTITRLTATAAVALLAGLTLTACDDDGAATGTAASSSAAASAPAAAPTTSATGAGKGGATGSASAQAAGSAKCTAKDVKLTVTGPNDRATQQSSALAELRAQNTSGKACTLTGFPGVRLADDQGKSAPLDAVRQKETAAGTVTLSPGKSAVAQLLYSNVNFEGSASGRLVCPVTGTKVAVILPDTTEQVQVPVSGGVDNGTLNVCTDFTVRPFEAVA; this is encoded by the coding sequence ATGCGCACCATCACCCGCCTGACCGCCACCGCCGCCGTCGCGCTGCTCGCCGGGCTGACCCTCACCGCCTGCGACGACGACGGGGCCGCCACCGGCACCGCGGCCTCCTCCTCCGCCGCCGCCTCCGCCCCCGCCGCCGCGCCGACCACCAGCGCCACCGGCGCGGGCAAGGGCGGCGCCACGGGCAGCGCGTCCGCGCAGGCCGCCGGGAGCGCCAAGTGCACCGCCAAGGACGTCAAGCTGACCGTGACCGGCCCCAACGACCGGGCCACCCAGCAGTCGTCCGCGCTGGCCGAGCTGCGGGCGCAGAACACCTCCGGCAAGGCGTGCACGCTGACCGGCTTCCCGGGCGTCCGGCTCGCCGACGACCAGGGCAAGTCCGCCCCGCTGGACGCCGTCCGGCAGAAGGAGACGGCCGCGGGCACCGTCACGCTGTCGCCCGGCAAGTCCGCCGTCGCCCAACTGCTCTACAGCAACGTCAACTTCGAGGGCAGCGCCTCCGGCCGGCTGGTCTGCCCGGTCACCGGCACCAAGGTCGCGGTGATCCTGCCCGACACCACCGAGCAGGTGCAGGTCCCGGTCAGCGGCGGCGTCGACAACGGCACCCTGAACGTCTGCACCGACTTCACCGTCCGCCCGTTCGAGGCCGTGGCCTGA
- a CDS encoding MarR family winged helix-turn-helix transcriptional regulator has translation MSADATTRGAAAREAATPGAAAREAATPGAAPAPLLVELVALAHRRLTGGLAAALAEEDCTVDQWRVLRALADEQGHAMGELAQSLLIPQASLSRLVDALADAGLVYRRQGDQDRRRITAHLSRRGRTRLTRLDALAAAHDAAVRAACALAAAEDGALARLAAL, from the coding sequence ATGTCCGCCGACGCCACCACGCGGGGCGCCGCTGCGCGGGAGGCCGCCACGCCGGGCGCCGCTGCGAGGGAGGCCGCCACGCCGGGCGCGGCTCCGGCTCCGCTGCTGGTCGAACTCGTCGCGCTCGCCCACCGCCGGCTCACCGGCGGCCTGGCCGCCGCCCTCGCCGAGGAGGACTGCACCGTCGACCAGTGGCGGGTGCTGCGCGCCCTCGCCGACGAACAGGGCCACGCCATGGGCGAGTTGGCGCAGTCGCTGCTCATCCCGCAGGCCAGCCTGAGCCGCCTGGTCGACGCCCTCGCCGACGCCGGCCTGGTCTACCGCCGGCAGGGCGACCAGGACCGCCGCCGGATCACCGCCCACCTCTCCCGCCGGGGCCGCACCCGCCTCACCCGCCTCGACGCCCTCGCCGCCGCCCACGACGCCGCCGTCCGCGCCGCCTGCGCCCTCGCGGCCGCCGAGGACGGGGCGCTGGCCAGGCTCGCCGCGCTCTGA
- a CDS encoding ABC transporter substrate-binding protein yields the protein MTLDARLVDPLDALHLGREGGAFRVGLVVPQSGTLGLTGPSALDGALLAAHEVNARGGVLGRPLELVLVDGGGAPQPVAAEVRRLLAAGALDALAGCHTSDVHRAVEEVAAERIAYVFTPPHEGGSRRPGVLCTGIAPAAQLGPAIARLTELHGLRRWALVGNDYIWPRSVHRAAARLAAGAGARVVLERRLPFGTVERSVEPLLDELRATRADALLLSLIGRDQVLFNRALRRSGLDRRLVRLSGSLEENGLLALGGDGTGTLYAAMPSFATLAEEPRQLLAERHRALCGPWAPVLDAYAVGLYDGLHLLATLAARRALEPAGLARAAAPLLRAGRRTVHLARAEGPGFAVLP from the coding sequence GTGACGCTGGACGCCAGGCTGGTCGACCCGCTCGACGCGCTGCACCTCGGACGGGAGGGCGGCGCGTTCCGGGTCGGCCTCGTCGTGCCGCAGTCCGGGACGCTCGGGCTGACCGGCCCGTCCGCGCTGGACGGCGCGCTGCTGGCCGCGCACGAGGTGAACGCCCGCGGCGGGGTGCTCGGCCGCCCGCTGGAGCTGGTGCTGGTGGACGGCGGCGGCGCGCCGCAGCCGGTGGCCGCCGAGGTGCGCCGGCTGCTCGCGGCGGGGGCGCTGGACGCCCTGGCCGGCTGCCACACCAGCGACGTGCACCGGGCGGTGGAGGAGGTGGCCGCCGAGCGGATCGCGTACGTGTTCACCCCGCCGCACGAGGGCGGCTCCCGGCGGCCCGGCGTGCTCTGCACCGGGATCGCCCCGGCGGCCCAACTCGGCCCGGCGATCGCCCGGTTGACCGAGCTGCACGGTCTGCGCCGGTGGGCGCTGGTCGGCAACGACTACATCTGGCCGCGCAGCGTGCACCGCGCGGCCGCCCGCCTGGCGGCCGGCGCCGGGGCCCGGGTGGTGCTGGAGCGCCGGCTCCCGTTCGGCACGGTCGAGCGGTCCGTCGAACCGCTGCTGGACGAGCTGCGCGCGACCCGCGCGGACGCCCTGCTGCTCAGCCTGATCGGGCGCGACCAGGTGCTGTTCAACCGGGCGCTGCGCCGCAGCGGCCTGGACCGCCGGCTGGTCCGGCTCTCCGGCTCGCTGGAGGAGAACGGCCTGCTGGCCCTGGGCGGCGACGGCACCGGCACGCTGTACGCCGCGATGCCCTCGTTCGCGACCCTGGCCGAGGAGCCCCGCCAACTGCTGGCCGAACGCCACCGGGCGCTCTGCGGCCCGTGGGCGCCGGTGCTGGACGCCTACGCGGTGGGCCTGTACGACGGCCTGCACCTGCTGGCGACGCTGGCCGCCCGCCGCGCCCTGGAGCCGGCCGGCCTGGCCCGGGCGGCCGCCCCGCTGCTGCGCGCCGGGCGGCGCACGGTGCACCTGGCCCGGGCCGAGGGCCCGGGCTTCGCCGTCCTGCCCTGA
- a CDS encoding APC family permease, with the protein MADTPAPQGIENYGYRQELRRSLTFTDLLVYGLVFMVPIAPFGIFGSVFQGSGGMVALAYVLGMVAMMFTALSYAQMSRAFPMAGSVYTYAGRGIGAPVGFLSGWMILLDYVLVPSLLYLIAGVAMNSLVASVPVWLWVVGFVLLNTAVNYLGIETTAKVNKAVLVGELVVLALFVVVGVVALAGGKGRGFDFTPLYNGHTFSWSLVFGAVSIAVLSFLGFDGISTLSEENRDSAKAIGRSMVAALLLAGTLFIVQTWIASLLVADPDALVADGDPDGTAFYDAARTAAGGWLATLTAAATAVAWGFANSLVAQAATSRLLFAMARDRQLPSFLAKVHPTRRVPVNATLLTAGVSLALGLYMTSRADGITLLSSLVNFGALSTFLVLHVAVVVHYLVRKRSRDYWRHLVAPVLGFAILAYVVVNANIAAQRLGFVWVLVGALVLTGLIATGRKPQLSVAEPIAAVPAQAPAPAPAPAEAPAPADSPTDSPAKENP; encoded by the coding sequence ATGGCCGACACACCCGCGCCCCAGGGCATCGAGAACTACGGCTACCGACAGGAGTTGCGCCGCTCCCTGACCTTCACCGACCTGCTCGTCTACGGGCTGGTCTTCATGGTGCCGATCGCGCCGTTCGGCATCTTCGGCAGCGTCTTCCAGGGCTCCGGCGGGATGGTCGCGCTGGCGTACGTGCTGGGCATGGTGGCGATGATGTTCACCGCGCTGTCGTACGCCCAGATGTCGCGGGCGTTCCCGATGGCGGGTTCGGTGTACACCTACGCGGGTCGCGGGATCGGCGCGCCGGTGGGCTTCCTGTCCGGCTGGATGATCCTGCTGGACTACGTGCTGGTGCCGAGCCTGCTGTACCTGATCGCCGGGGTGGCGATGAACTCGCTGGTGGCGTCGGTGCCGGTGTGGCTCTGGGTGGTCGGGTTCGTGCTGCTGAACACGGCGGTCAACTACCTGGGCATCGAGACCACCGCCAAGGTCAACAAGGCGGTGCTGGTCGGCGAACTGGTGGTGCTGGCGCTGTTCGTGGTGGTCGGCGTGGTGGCGCTGGCCGGCGGCAAGGGCCGGGGCTTCGACTTCACGCCGCTGTACAACGGGCACACCTTCTCCTGGAGCCTGGTGTTCGGCGCGGTGTCGATCGCGGTGCTGAGCTTCCTCGGCTTCGACGGCATCTCCACCCTCTCGGAGGAGAACCGGGATTCGGCGAAGGCGATCGGCCGGTCGATGGTGGCCGCGCTGCTGCTGGCGGGCACGCTGTTCATCGTGCAGACCTGGATCGCGTCGCTGCTGGTCGCCGACCCGGACGCGCTGGTGGCGGACGGCGATCCGGACGGCACCGCGTTCTACGACGCGGCGCGCACCGCGGCCGGCGGCTGGCTGGCCACCCTGACCGCCGCCGCGACGGCCGTGGCCTGGGGCTTCGCCAACTCGCTGGTGGCCCAGGCGGCGACCAGCCGGCTGCTGTTCGCGATGGCCCGCGACCGCCAGCTGCCGTCCTTCCTGGCGAAGGTCCACCCGACCCGCCGGGTGCCGGTCAACGCGACCCTGCTGACCGCCGGCGTCTCGCTGGCGCTCGGCCTCTACATGACCTCCCGGGCGGACGGCATCACGCTGCTCAGCTCGCTGGTCAACTTCGGCGCGCTGAGCACCTTCCTGGTGCTGCACGTCGCCGTGGTGGTGCACTACCTGGTCCGCAAGCGCAGCCGGGACTACTGGCGGCACCTGGTCGCCCCGGTGCTGGGCTTCGCGATCCTGGCGTACGTGGTGGTCAACGCGAACATCGCGGCGCAGCGGCTCGGCTTCGTCTGGGTGCTGGTCGGCGCCCTGGTGCTGACCGGGCTGATCGCGACCGGCCGCAAGCCGCAGCTGTCGGTGGCCGAGCCGATCGCCGCCGTCCCCGCCCAGGCTCCCGCGCCCGCGCCCGCGCCCGCCGAGGCTCCCGCGCCCGCCGACTCCCCGACCGATTCCCCCGCCAAGGAGAACCCGTGA
- a CDS encoding acetamidase/formamidase family protein: MTLPDEIVRLSPGPEDWAYTFGGRGPLTTVRPGSVVELTTEDCFGGKVRGVDDLPSRVCVFPYLNPVTGPIAVAGAEPGDVLAVHFVEITPARDRGFSSTFPHFGALTATHQTAMLHPALEERVWVYELDVAAGLCHFRARNSDFAVALPLDPMHGTVGVAPAAGEVLASITPGAHGGNLDTPEMRAGTTAYFGVNVDGGLLAIGDGHARQGEGEVCGTAVEAAMRTTVIVDLVKGGGPAWPRLENDDFLISTGSARPLEDAFRISQHDLVGWTAELLGLDQLDAYQLVSQAGLAPAANVCDTNYTMAAKLPKSVLGRARAYDGLHDRLRETAAAYLRHR, encoded by the coding sequence GTGACCCTGCCCGACGAGATCGTCCGCCTGTCCCCCGGCCCGGAGGACTGGGCCTACACCTTCGGCGGCCGGGGGCCGCTGACCACCGTCCGGCCCGGCAGCGTCGTGGAGTTGACCACCGAGGACTGCTTCGGCGGCAAGGTGCGCGGCGTGGACGACCTGCCCAGCCGGGTCTGCGTGTTCCCGTACCTGAACCCGGTGACCGGGCCGATCGCGGTCGCCGGCGCCGAGCCGGGGGACGTGCTGGCGGTGCACTTCGTGGAGATCACCCCGGCCCGGGACCGCGGCTTCTCCAGCACCTTCCCGCACTTCGGGGCGCTGACCGCGACGCACCAGACGGCGATGCTGCACCCGGCGCTGGAGGAGCGGGTCTGGGTGTACGAGCTGGACGTGGCGGCGGGCCTGTGCCACTTCCGGGCCCGCAACAGCGACTTCGCGGTCGCGCTGCCGCTGGACCCGATGCACGGGACGGTCGGGGTGGCCCCGGCGGCCGGCGAGGTGCTGGCCTCGATCACGCCGGGCGCGCACGGCGGCAACCTGGACACGCCGGAGATGCGCGCGGGCACCACCGCGTACTTCGGCGTCAACGTGGACGGCGGACTGCTGGCGATCGGCGACGGGCACGCCCGGCAGGGCGAGGGCGAGGTGTGCGGGACGGCGGTGGAGGCCGCGATGCGCACCACCGTGATCGTCGACCTGGTCAAGGGCGGCGGGCCGGCCTGGCCCCGGCTGGAGAACGACGACTTCCTGATCAGCACCGGCTCGGCCCGGCCGCTGGAGGACGCGTTCCGGATCAGCCAGCACGACCTGGTCGGCTGGACGGCCGAGCTGCTCGGCCTGGACCAGCTGGACGCGTACCAGCTGGTCAGCCAGGCCGGGCTGGCCCCGGCGGCGAACGTCTGCGACACCAACTACACGATGGCCGCCAAGCTGCCGAAGTCCGTCCTCGGCCGAGCCCGGGCGTACGACGGCCTGCACGACCGGCTGCGGGAGACCGCGGCGGCGTACCTGCGGCACCGCTGA
- a CDS encoding putative quinol monooxygenase, protein MIFIAVKFTVRPEHSAGWIERVGEFTSSTRAEEGNVFFEWSRSVDDPHQYVLLEAFRDGEAGARHVESEHFKTAMAWMPDFISRTPEIVNVEVPGTGWSAMAELSPRG, encoded by the coding sequence GTGATCTTCATCGCCGTGAAGTTCACCGTCCGGCCCGAGCACAGCGCCGGCTGGATCGAGCGGGTCGGGGAGTTCACCTCCTCGACCCGCGCCGAGGAGGGCAACGTCTTCTTCGAGTGGTCCCGGAGCGTCGACGACCCGCACCAGTACGTGCTGCTGGAGGCGTTCCGGGACGGCGAGGCCGGAGCGCGGCACGTCGAGTCGGAGCACTTCAAGACGGCGATGGCCTGGATGCCGGACTTCATCAGCCGGACCCCGGAGATCGTCAACGTCGAGGTCCCCGGCACCGGTTGGAGCGCGATGGCCGAGCTCAGCCCGCGCGGCTGA
- a CDS encoding TerC family protein, which produces MDVSAGLWAATIAVLIALIVADFFIGGRKPHEVSIKEAGIWTTVWVVLAGLFGGFVWWYGGSKPAVEFFAGYVTEKSLSVDNLFVFILIMGKFAVPKIYQQWVLMFGVIIALVLRGIFIAGGAALVAKFSWVFYLFGAFLVWTAVKLVKEAGQDKTEEEFEEGRLLRLIKKRVPSTNEYHGTKLFVRIDGRRLMTPMMTVMLAIGTTDMLFALDSIPAIFGLTQDAYIVFTANAFALMGLRQLYFLIGGLLTRLVYLSYGLSVILGFIGVKLILHALHESGVHVPEISIAFSLAFIVVVLAVTTVASLLASRRQDRAAGA; this is translated from the coding sequence TTGGACGTGTCCGCGGGTCTGTGGGCCGCCACCATCGCGGTGCTGATCGCGCTGATCGTGGCCGACTTCTTCATCGGCGGCCGCAAGCCGCACGAGGTCTCGATCAAGGAGGCCGGGATCTGGACCACCGTGTGGGTGGTGCTGGCGGGCCTGTTCGGCGGCTTCGTCTGGTGGTACGGCGGCTCGAAGCCCGCGGTGGAGTTCTTCGCCGGGTACGTCACGGAGAAGTCGCTCAGCGTGGACAACCTGTTCGTGTTCATCCTGATCATGGGCAAGTTCGCGGTGCCGAAGATCTACCAGCAGTGGGTGCTGATGTTCGGCGTGATCATCGCGCTGGTGCTGCGCGGGATCTTCATCGCGGGCGGCGCCGCGCTGGTCGCCAAGTTCTCCTGGGTGTTCTACCTCTTCGGCGCCTTCCTGGTCTGGACGGCCGTCAAGCTGGTCAAGGAGGCCGGGCAGGACAAGACCGAGGAGGAGTTCGAGGAGGGCCGGCTGCTGCGGCTGATCAAGAAGCGGGTGCCGTCCACGAACGAGTACCACGGCACCAAGCTGTTCGTCCGGATCGACGGCAGGCGGCTGATGACGCCGATGATGACGGTGATGCTGGCGATCGGCACCACCGACATGCTGTTCGCCCTGGACTCGATCCCGGCGATCTTCGGCCTGACCCAGGACGCCTACATCGTCTTCACCGCCAACGCCTTCGCGCTGATGGGCCTGCGCCAGCTGTACTTCCTGATCGGCGGCCTGCTGACCAGGCTGGTCTACCTCTCCTACGGGCTGTCGGTGATCCTCGGCTTCATCGGCGTCAAACTGATCCTGCACGCCCTGCACGAGAGCGGCGTGCACGTGCCGGAGATCAGCATCGCCTTCTCGCTGGCCTTCATCGTGGTGGTGCTGGCGGTCACCACCGTCGCCAGCCTGCTGGCCTCCCGCAGGCAGGACCGGGCGGCCGGCGCCTGA
- a CDS encoding protein-tyrosine phosphatase family protein: MTPSWPPGTAGLLPLPSGRLVRGRGLRRPLPAGPPPDFALYLLGGRPPATDWESRWLRWPDFRLPADRADAADALRETWARAAGERVEVACGGGHGRTGTALACLAVLDGVPAAEAVAYVRAHYSPRAVETPWQRRFVARFR, encoded by the coding sequence GTGACCCCCTCCTGGCCGCCCGGCACCGCGGGCCTGCTGCCGCTCCCCTCCGGCCGGCTCGTGCGCGGCCGCGGCCTGCGCCGCCCGCTGCCCGCCGGGCCGCCGCCCGACTTCGCGCTGTACCTGCTGGGCGGCCGGCCGCCCGCCACCGACTGGGAGTCGCGCTGGCTGCGCTGGCCCGACTTCCGGCTGCCGGCCGACCGGGCCGACGCCGCCGACGCCCTGCGCGAGACCTGGGCCCGCGCCGCCGGCGAGCGCGTCGAGGTCGCCTGCGGCGGCGGTCACGGCCGCACCGGCACCGCCCTGGCCTGCCTCGCCGTCCTGGACGGCGTCCCCGCCGCCGAGGCGGTCGCCTACGTCCGCGCCCACTACTCCCCGCGCGCCGTGGAGACGCCCTGGCAGCGCCGTTTCGTCGCCCGCTTCCGGTGA
- a CDS encoding winged helix DNA-binding domain-containing protein, translating into MNDVLSVRTLNRTLLERQFLTERTGLGVPGMVERLVALQAQEPNWPYLGLWARIEGFRREQLAELLADGRLVRGASLRSTQHLSGGADYDRWRPLLQPVLERTSRAGYFTPATGGLDLDALAAVGRELLAGRRLSRQQLAAELGARYPGRDGKLLAGAVQLRVPMVHGPDSSAWGGWSPRTNTSLVLAEPRPGELSAGAAVLRYLAAFGPAGVKDFQAWSGLTRTRAVFEELRPGLRVYRDERGTELFDLPDAAPADPDRPVPVRFLPAYDNLLLGHADRTRVLAEPDRPRVMPGAARVLPTFLLDGFVAGSWAVKGAELLVTPFRPLPAEAAERVAAEAGRLAAFLDPGQRVAFA; encoded by the coding sequence ATGAACGACGTGCTGTCCGTCCGCACCCTGAACCGGACGCTGCTGGAGCGGCAGTTCCTCACCGAACGGACCGGGCTCGGCGTGCCCGGCATGGTGGAGCGGCTGGTCGCGCTCCAGGCGCAGGAGCCGAACTGGCCCTACCTGGGGCTGTGGGCCCGGATCGAGGGGTTCCGGCGCGAGCAGCTGGCCGAACTGCTCGCGGACGGGCGGCTGGTGCGGGGGGCGTCGCTGCGCAGCACCCAGCACCTGTCCGGCGGGGCGGACTACGACCGCTGGCGGCCGCTGCTGCAACCGGTGCTGGAGCGCACCTCGCGGGCCGGCTACTTCACCCCGGCCACCGGCGGCCTCGACCTGGACGCGCTGGCCGCGGTCGGCCGGGAGCTGCTGGCCGGGCGGCGGCTCTCCCGGCAGCAGCTCGCCGCCGAGCTGGGCGCCCGCTACCCCGGGCGGGACGGGAAGCTGCTGGCGGGCGCGGTGCAGCTGCGGGTGCCGATGGTGCACGGCCCGGACAGCTCCGCCTGGGGCGGCTGGAGCCCCCGGACGAACACCTCGCTGGTCCTCGCCGAGCCGCGCCCCGGCGAGCTGTCGGCGGGCGCGGCGGTGCTGCGCTACCTGGCGGCGTTCGGCCCGGCCGGGGTGAAGGACTTCCAGGCGTGGTCCGGGCTGACCCGGACCCGGGCGGTGTTCGAGGAGCTGCGGCCCGGGCTGCGGGTCTACCGGGACGAGCGCGGCACCGAGCTGTTCGACCTGCCCGACGCGGCGCCCGCCGACCCGGACCGGCCCGTCCCGGTGCGCTTCCTCCCCGCCTACGACAACCTGCTGCTCGGGCACGCGGACCGCACCCGGGTGCTCGCCGAGCCGGACCGGCCGCGGGTGATGCCGGGCGCGGCCCGGGTGCTGCCGACCTTCCTGCTGGACGGCTTCGTCGCGGGCAGCTGGGCGGTGAAGGGCGCGGAGCTGCTGGTCACCCCGTTCCGCCCGCTGCCGGCGGAGGCCGCCGAGCGGGTCGCGGCGGAGGCCGGGCGGCTGGCGGCGTTCCTCGACCCCGGGCAGCGGGTGGCGTTCGCCTGA
- a CDS encoding PP2C family protein-serine/threonine phosphatase — protein MPLRPVAPPSLSAVALSVSALVAGAAAVGGYLVNERHESTVRHLEDRIRPAQAALAQARTAVGDARSACLADGGAQAAALHADARGRLAGRLPELRELSDWHPRLAAAARELDLTTTRWLDTLPTADRDAALESCAASGTAAEGYPAVRGHADRLTALLAAEAHTTTADADRESRAVLFYLLALCGGLVVLAGLTARQITRRLLAPLAGIERRMRHDGAPRAVDARAPVALNRLAQAADTLRTRLRAAQWQARRDHQALEQNGRCVQGLGAILASRHRAGPGVRAHGELVAAEGLLAGDYLGVLALPDGTTALLLGDVSGHGVDAALLAVQLKCALRGSLRTAADPVAAVRAAWHTLDPDEDRFTTLVLVRLDPRTGRLGWLNAGHERPFLRRADGTVERLEPTGPLLHPLIEPEPGTWTERHTAFHPGDLLLLCTDGLTEGRGPAGEFGEPRVADLLAAHPGAAPAGAVRALHAEAGRFGLDWGRDDVTVLAAALD, from the coding sequence ATGCCGCTGCGCCCCGTCGCACCCCCGTCGCTGTCGGCCGTCGCCCTGTCGGTGTCCGCGCTGGTGGCCGGGGCCGCTGCCGTCGGCGGCTACCTGGTCAACGAGCGCCACGAGAGCACCGTCCGCCACCTGGAGGACCGGATCCGCCCCGCCCAGGCCGCCCTCGCCCAGGCCCGCACCGCGGTCGGCGACGCCCGCAGCGCCTGCCTGGCCGACGGCGGCGCCCAGGCCGCCGCCCTGCACGCGGACGCCCGCGGCCGGCTCGCCGGACGGCTCCCCGAACTGCGCGAGCTCTCCGACTGGCACCCGCGACTCGCCGCCGCCGCCCGGGAACTCGACCTGACCACGACCCGCTGGCTGGACACCCTGCCGACCGCCGACCGGGACGCCGCGCTGGAGTCCTGCGCCGCGTCCGGCACCGCCGCCGAGGGCTACCCGGCCGTCCGCGGCCACGCCGACCGGCTCACCGCCCTGCTCGCCGCCGAGGCGCACACCACCACCGCCGACGCCGACCGAGAGAGCCGGGCCGTGCTGTTCTACCTGCTCGCGCTCTGCGGCGGGCTGGTCGTGCTGGCCGGGCTGACCGCCCGCCAGATCACCCGCCGACTGCTCGCCCCGCTGGCCGGCATCGAACGCCGGATGCGCCACGACGGCGCGCCCCGGGCCGTCGACGCCCGGGCGCCCGTCGCGCTGAACCGGCTCGCCCAGGCCGCCGACACCCTCCGGACCCGGCTGCGCGCCGCCCAGTGGCAGGCCCGCCGCGACCACCAGGCGCTGGAGCAGAACGGGCGCTGCGTGCAGGGCCTCGGCGCGATCCTCGCCTCCCGGCACCGGGCCGGCCCGGGCGTCCGCGCGCACGGCGAACTGGTCGCCGCCGAGGGCCTGCTGGCCGGCGACTACCTGGGCGTGCTGGCGCTGCCCGACGGCACCACCGCGCTGCTGCTCGGCGACGTCTCCGGGCACGGCGTGGACGCCGCGCTGCTCGCCGTCCAGCTCAAGTGCGCGCTGCGCGGCTCGCTGCGCACCGCCGCCGACCCGGTGGCCGCGGTCCGCGCCGCCTGGCACACCCTCGACCCGGACGAGGACCGCTTCACCACCCTGGTGCTGGTCCGCCTCGACCCGCGCACCGGCCGCCTCGGCTGGCTGAACGCCGGCCACGAGCGCCCGTTCCTGCGCCGCGCCGACGGCACCGTCGAACGGCTGGAGCCCACCGGCCCGCTGCTGCACCCGCTGATCGAGCCCGAACCCGGCACCTGGACCGAGCGCCACACCGCCTTCCACCCCGGCGATCTGCTGCTGCTCTGCACCGACGGCCTCACCGAAGGACGCGGCCCGGCGGGCGAGTTCGGCGAGCCGCGGGTCGCCGACCTGCTGGCCGCCCACCCCGGGGCCGCCCCCGCCGGGGCGGTCCGCGCGCTGCACGCCGAGGCCGGGCGGTTCGGCCTGGACTGGGGCCGGGACGACGTCACCGTGCTGGCGGCCGCGCTGGATTGA
- a CDS encoding NAD(P)/FAD-dependent oxidoreductase: MSGARYDVVVAGGGPAGVAAAIVLARAGRVVLLADAGRGPGSVGEALPAAARVLLRDLGADRVLADGHLPCPANRSAWGGPELASTDSIRDPHGHGWHLDRPRFDGRLRDRARAQGVQLAERTAVRPLARTPDGGWTVELRGPARETARCRWLLDATGRRAALARACGARTLTRDRLVAVHLTLDPADPPGADTTTTVESAPDGWWYTAPLPTGHRLLAWYADADGGDARPAGEAFAARLADTRHVGPLAAAHPWPAGGGALRRAPAHTAWLDRVDGEGWVAAGDAALAFDPLSSQGILTALFTGLRAGQAVHARLGGDGEALGGYAREVAAVRAAYLRTLRSHYAAERRWSDRPFWRDRQYPQHPQHPQRTATTTTTTTEETPV, translated from the coding sequence GTGAGCGGGGCGCGGTACGACGTGGTGGTGGCCGGGGGCGGGCCGGCCGGGGTGGCGGCGGCGATCGTGCTGGCCCGGGCCGGACGGGTGGTGCTGCTCGCGGACGCGGGTCGCGGGCCCGGCTCGGTCGGGGAGGCGCTGCCCGCCGCCGCCCGGGTCCTGCTGCGGGACCTCGGCGCGGACCGGGTCCTCGCCGACGGCCACCTGCCCTGCCCGGCCAACCGCTCGGCCTGGGGCGGCCCGGAGTTGGCGTCGACCGACAGCATCCGCGACCCGCACGGCCACGGCTGGCACCTCGACCGTCCGCGGTTCGACGGCCGGCTGCGCGACCGCGCCCGCGCACAGGGCGTCCAGCTCGCCGAGCGCACCGCCGTCCGGCCGCTCGCCCGGACCCCCGACGGCGGTTGGACGGTCGAACTGCGCGGCCCGGCCCGGGAGACGGCCCGCTGCCGCTGGCTGCTGGACGCCACCGGCCGCCGTGCCGCCCTCGCCCGCGCCTGCGGGGCCCGCACCCTGACCCGGGACCGGCTGGTCGCCGTCCACCTCACCCTCGACCCCGCCGACCCGCCCGGCGCCGACACCACGACCACCGTCGAGTCCGCCCCCGACGGCTGGTGGTACACCGCCCCCCTCCCCACCGGCCACCGGCTCCTCGCCTGGTACGCGGACGCCGACGGCGGCGACGCGCGCCCGGCCGGGGAAGCCTTCGCCGCCCGGCTCGCCGACACCCGCCACGTCGGCCCGCTGGCCGCGGCGCACCCCTGGCCCGCCGGGGGCGGCGCGCTGCGGCGGGCGCCCGCGCACACGGCGTGGCTGGACCGGGTGGACGGCGAGGGGTGGGTCGCGGCGGGGGACGCGGCGCTCGCGTTCGACCCGCTGTCCTCGCAGGGGATCCTGACCGCCCTGTTCACCGGCCTGCGGGCCGGCCAGGCGGTGCACGCCCGACTCGGCGGGGACGGGGAGGCGCTGGGCGGCTACGCCCGGGAGGTCGCCGCCGTCCGCGCCGCCTACCTGCGCACCCTGCGCAGCCACTACGCCGCCGAACGGCGCTGGAGCGACCGGCCGTTCTGGCGGGACCGGCAGTACCCGCAGCACCCGCAGCACCCGCAGCGCACTGCCACCACCACGACCACGACCACCGAGGAGACCCCGGTATGA